The following proteins are encoded in a genomic region of Haemorhous mexicanus isolate bHaeMex1 chromosome 11, bHaeMex1.pri, whole genome shotgun sequence:
- the CEP15 gene encoding centrosomal protein 15 kDa, giving the protein MSSCLAQEVHLARRHEEILSQRSELLQQMETYLRDKKTKKTWQTQAADAAHKRNAALLNDIEIAEKKLQERMYLLPHPDTVKLETLYWASIKESLPKWEEFLLGRAEVPIGFKKMKATKQSINYPQEDSRK; this is encoded by the exons ATGTCATCCTGTTTGGCTCAGGAGGTTCACCTTGCTAGAAGACATGAGGAGAT ACTGTCTCAGAGATCAGAGCTGCTACAGCAGATGGAGACTTATCTAAGAGACAAAAAGACTAAAAAGACATGGCAAACTCAAGCAGCTGATGCAGCTCATAAAAGGAATGCAGCACTTTTAAAT GATATagaaatagcagaaaaaaagctgcaagAAAGAATGTATTTGCTTCCACATCCTGATACTGTTAAGTTAGAA ACTCTCTATTGGGCATCAATAAAAGAATCTCTTCCCAAATGGGAAGAGTTTCTTTTAGGAAGAGCAGAAGTTCCTATTGGctttaagaaaatgaaagctaCAAAGCAGAGCATAAACTACCCTCAAGAAGATTCAcgaaaataa